A part of Danaus plexippus chromosome 27, MEX_DaPlex, whole genome shotgun sequence genomic DNA contains:
- the LOC116775669 gene encoding thioredoxin-2, which produces MAIHIKDADDLKNRLGEAGEKLVVIDFMATWCGPCKMIGPKLEELANEMADSIVVLKVDVDECEDIATEYNVNAMPTFVFIKNSQKLEEFSGANVDKLKNTILKLK; this is translated from the exons ATGGCAATCCACATCAAAGATGCCGATGATTTGAAGAACAGGCTCGGTGAAGCCGGAGAGAAGCTGGTGGTCATAGACTTCATGGCTACCTGGTGCGGACCCTGCAAAATGATTGGGCCCAAGCTAGAGGAGCTCGCCAACGAAATGGCTGATTCTATAGTAGTACTTAAG GTGGACGTGGACGAGTGCGAGGACATCGCCACCGAGTACAACGTGAACGCCATGCCCACCTTCGTGTTCATCAAGAACTCGCAGAAGCTGGAGGAGTTCTCCGGAGCCAACGTGGACAAGCTCAAGAACACCATCCTCAAGCTCAAGTAG
- the LOC116775728 gene encoding prostamide/prostaglandin F synthase-like, producing the protein MSFDLSKISSQKVKAIPGGETVEMQSFWKDQNVAIIFFRRWGCMFCRLWAKELGEIYPILKKNNIRLVGIGIEEAGSKEFVDGKYFNGDLFYAEDKSIYQTLEFKRFNLVSIITSLFWKQSREAIVKGKSLGLGGDLKGDWVQTGGALLVGPGGRLIKYFTQTGPSDHLPNADILKLFDLENEYKADTMANKRRDGTECSTEQTS; encoded by the exons ATGTCTTTCGATTTGTCTAAAATAAGTTCTCAGAAAGTAAAAGCAATTCCTGGTGGAGag ACTGTGGAGATGCAAAGTTTCTGGAAGGATCAGAATGTTGCAATAATATTCTTTCGCCGCTGGGGTTGTATGTTTTGCAGATTGTGGGCTAAGGAG CTGGGTGAAATATACCCGATCCTAAAGAAGAATAATATCAGACTTGTTGGGATAGGGATTGAGGAGGCCGGTTCCAAGGAATTTGTTGAtggcaaatattttaatggag atctaTTCTATGCTGAAGATAAATCCATTTATCAGACTCTGGAATTCAAGAGATTCAATTTGGTGTCCATTATTACGTCACTGTTTTGGAAGCAATCTAGAGAGGCAATCGTCAAAGGAAAAAGTCTcg GTTTAGGGGGCGATCTGAAAGGTGACTGGGTCCAAACGGGCGGCGCCCTACTCGTGGGTCCCGGAGGaagacttataaaatatttcacccAAACCGGCCCAAGTGATCATTTACCCAACGCTGACATATTGAAG ctCTTTGATCTGGAGAATGAATACAAGGCAGATACAATGGCAAATAAGCGACGTGATGGTACTGAATGTAgt aCAGAACAAACATCTTAG
- the LOC116775781 gene encoding ommochrome-binding protein-like isoform X2 → MYLSMKYILVIFTILISAYARRKPTCHACIHSVCYSRELIIRGFKLSGQLAIDRTSNILYFHYRHKRKEVTGAFSLDEVKLSILPLNFTFGRAVDQLTRNLYTSGVQGVYIYNPFNNSTELYALKDKTIWNMQYEDKLYYTEFKSKGLYKYENKKSIKIPELSDYQIDNFIIDRQKDIYFMSNYTIHVLRNGSKQVELFEDEIYYMSTDRNGIAYFIQPYTRGMYKINHMGKLSEVGAFKKDSVFLFVFDNENNIIYEGNDSSVYYLAPKLTKCSVTTKGVGRFRKKIISTTDRRIREKCCQ, encoded by the exons atg TACCTAAGCATGAAATACATTCTCGTTATATTCACGATATTAATCTCAGCATATGCAAGGCGAAAACCAACATGCCATGCATGCATACACTCAGTATGCTATAGCCGGGAACTTATTATAAGGGGATTCAAGCTCTCCGGCCAACTAGCTATCGACAGAacgtcaaatattttatacttccaTTACCGACACAAGCGTAAAGAAGTTACTGGAGCCTTCAGTTTGGATGAAGTTAAGCTAAGCATTCTGCcgttaaattttacttttggaCGTGCTGTTGATCAACTCACTAGAAATTTATACACGTCCGGGGTACAaggagtatatatatacaacccCTTCAATAACTCAACCGAACTATACGCTTTGAAAGACAAAACCATTTGGAATATGCAGTACGAggacaaattatattacacgGAGTTCAAAAGTAAAGGActttataaatacgaaaataaaaaatctatcaaaATCCCCGAGCTGTCGGATTATCAAATCGATAACTTTATAATCGATAGAcagaaagatatatattttatgagtaaTTACACAATTCACGTGTTAAGAAATGGCAGTAAACAGGTCGAGCTCTTTGAggacgaaatatattatatgtccaCGGATAGAAATGgaattgcatattttatacagcCTTACACTAGaggtatgtataaaataaatcatatggGAAAATTATCAGAAGTTGGGGCTTTTAAGAAAGATTCGGtgtttttattcgtttttgataatgaaaataatataatatacgaaGGAAATGATTCTAGCGTTTATTATTTGGCTCCAAAACTAACAAAGTGTAGTGTCACGACTAAGGGCGTGGGTAgatttaggaaaaaaataatatccacTACTGACCGAAGAATAAGGGAAAAGTGTTGCCAGTAA
- the LOC116775781 gene encoding ommochrome-binding protein-like isoform X1: MFFQQYLSMKYILVIFTILISAYARRKPTCHACIHSVCYSRELIIRGFKLSGQLAIDRTSNILYFHYRHKRKEVTGAFSLDEVKLSILPLNFTFGRAVDQLTRNLYTSGVQGVYIYNPFNNSTELYALKDKTIWNMQYEDKLYYTEFKSKGLYKYENKKSIKIPELSDYQIDNFIIDRQKDIYFMSNYTIHVLRNGSKQVELFEDEIYYMSTDRNGIAYFIQPYTRGMYKINHMGKLSEVGAFKKDSVFLFVFDNENNIIYEGNDSSVYYLAPKLTKCSVTTKGVGRFRKKIISTTDRRIREKCCQ, translated from the coding sequence ATGTTCTTTCAACAGTACCTAAGCATGAAATACATTCTCGTTATATTCACGATATTAATCTCAGCATATGCAAGGCGAAAACCAACATGCCATGCATGCATACACTCAGTATGCTATAGCCGGGAACTTATTATAAGGGGATTCAAGCTCTCCGGCCAACTAGCTATCGACAGAacgtcaaatattttatacttccaTTACCGACACAAGCGTAAAGAAGTTACTGGAGCCTTCAGTTTGGATGAAGTTAAGCTAAGCATTCTGCcgttaaattttacttttggaCGTGCTGTTGATCAACTCACTAGAAATTTATACACGTCCGGGGTACAaggagtatatatatacaacccCTTCAATAACTCAACCGAACTATACGCTTTGAAAGACAAAACCATTTGGAATATGCAGTACGAggacaaattatattacacgGAGTTCAAAAGTAAAGGActttataaatacgaaaataaaaaatctatcaaaATCCCCGAGCTGTCGGATTATCAAATCGATAACTTTATAATCGATAGAcagaaagatatatattttatgagtaaTTACACAATTCACGTGTTAAGAAATGGCAGTAAACAGGTCGAGCTCTTTGAggacgaaatatattatatgtccaCGGATAGAAATGgaattgcatattttatacagcCTTACACTAGaggtatgtataaaataaatcatatggGAAAATTATCAGAAGTTGGGGCTTTTAAGAAAGATTCGGtgtttttattcgtttttgataatgaaaataatataatatacgaaGGAAATGATTCTAGCGTTTATTATTTGGCTCCAAAACTAACAAAGTGTAGTGTCACGACTAAGGGCGTGGGTAgatttaggaaaaaaataatatccacTACTGACCGAAGAATAAGGGAAAAGTGTTGCCAGTAA